In Amphiura filiformis chromosome 1, Afil_fr2py, whole genome shotgun sequence, the following are encoded in one genomic region:
- the LOC140162243 gene encoding uncharacterized protein, which produces MDRDVDDYLKSLYYDVSGPGSLGNPDTKAAIVERFNRTLKDRIFRYFTRTNSSEYHRILRDAVHGYNASYHRSIKQSPASVNKDNESTVWKTLYGKYKRSRKSKKQNLLESGDLVRISVEKLPFRKGYLPQWSEELFVVAKRIDRRIPVYVLKDFNDEEIEGTFYGREIQKVTKDKDGLFKVEKVIRKRKRQGVTEYFVKWLGWPDKFNSWVVNLEDSV; this is translated from the exons ATGGATAGGGACGTGGACGATTACTTGAAGAGTTTATATTACGACGTATCGGGTCCGGGTAGTCTCGGG AACCCCGATACCAAAGCGGCTATCGTGGAAAGGTTTAATCGAACTTTAAAAGATCGCATTTTCAGGTACTTTACGAGAACGAATAGTTCCGAGTATCATCGCATCTTGCGAGACGCGGTCCACGGTTACAACGCCAGCTACCATCGCTCCATCAAACAAAGTCCCGCCAGCGTTAACAAAGACAACGAAAGCACCGTATGGAAGACTTTGTACGGAAAATATAAACGTTCGAGAAAATCGAAAAAACAGAATCTCCTCGAGTCCGGCGATCTGGTCCGCATCTCCGTCGAAAAACTTCCTTTCAGAAAAGGGTATCTACCTCAATGGTCCGAGGAACTGTTCGTGGTGGCGAAAAGGATCGATAGACGAATACCAGTGTACGTGTTGAAAGATTTCAACGACGAAGAAATCGAAGGCACTTTCTACGGCCGGGAGATTCAAAAAGTCACCAAGGACAAAGACGGTCTGTTTAAAGTGGAGAAAGTCATACGAAAGAGAAAACGGCAAGGCGTTACCGAATATTTCGTCAAATGGTTAGGTTGGCCCGACAAGTTTAACAGTTGGGTCGTGAATCTGGAAGATTCAGTATAA